One genomic window of Methanosarcina acetivorans C2A includes the following:
- a CDS encoding ammonium transporter, translated as MAIVAADTVWVLISSALVLLMLPGLALFYGGLVQRKNVLSSMMHSFVAMGVMALEWVIIGYSLAFGSGNGFIGSLEHVFLKGIDPYSVTGTIPTYAFIAFQGMFAIITPALISGAIVGRVKFKSYIAFIALWGLIVYAPVCHWVWGGGFLTGEALDFAGGTVVHITSGISSLAILTFLGKRRGYGIDSIKPHNVTLTLLGTGLLWFGWFGFNAGSSLAANEIAALAFITTLVAPAAAGFVWMTLEWIHLGRPTALGFATGVLAGLVAITPAAGFVTPMAAIPIGVVTSFICYQAVMLKGRLGYDDSLDAFGVHGVGGISGAILTGVFASIGSSGLLLGNSEQLMLQVEGVIATLVYASVCTLIIGFVLHKTIGLKVSESEENIGLDRTQHGEAAYNI; from the coding sequence ATGGCAATCGTAGCAGCAGATACCGTATGGGTATTGATTTCCTCTGCCCTTGTATTATTAATGCTTCCAGGGCTCGCACTGTTTTATGGCGGATTGGTTCAGCGTAAGAATGTACTGAGCAGCATGATGCATTCATTTGTTGCAATGGGTGTCATGGCTCTCGAATGGGTAATAATTGGTTACTCGCTTGCGTTTGGGAGCGGAAACGGTTTCATAGGCAGCCTGGAACACGTATTCCTGAAAGGAATTGACCCTTACTCGGTAACAGGGACAATTCCCACATATGCATTTATTGCCTTTCAGGGAATGTTTGCAATAATTACCCCTGCCCTTATCTCAGGGGCCATTGTCGGACGTGTCAAGTTCAAATCATACATCGCATTCATCGCCCTCTGGGGACTCATTGTCTATGCACCGGTCTGCCACTGGGTATGGGGCGGTGGGTTCCTCACAGGAGAAGCCCTTGACTTTGCAGGTGGAACGGTAGTCCATATAACATCAGGCATATCCTCACTGGCAATTCTGACCTTCCTTGGAAAGAGGAGAGGGTACGGCATAGATTCGATAAAACCGCACAATGTCACCCTGACTCTTCTGGGGACCGGGCTCCTCTGGTTCGGATGGTTCGGGTTCAATGCCGGCTCCTCTCTTGCTGCAAATGAAATTGCAGCCCTCGCATTCATTACAACCCTCGTAGCCCCCGCAGCTGCAGGGTTTGTCTGGATGACCCTGGAATGGATCCACCTGGGGCGCCCTACTGCCCTCGGATTTGCAACAGGCGTCCTGGCAGGGCTTGTTGCCATAACCCCGGCTGCAGGGTTTGTTACCCCCATGGCAGCAATTCCGATAGGTGTGGTTACAAGCTTTATCTGCTACCAGGCTGTAATGCTCAAGGGAAGATTAGGTTATGATGATTCTCTTGATGCTTTCGGAGTCCACGGAGTAGGCGGAATTAGCGGGGCAATTCTGACAGGCGTATTTGCAAGCATAGGGTCTTCAGGACTCCTTCTCGGCAACTCCGAGCAACTGATGCTCCAGGTAGAAGGCGTTATTGCCACGCTTGTTTACGCAAGTGTTTGCACCCTTATCATCGGGTTTGTACTCCACAAGACGATCGGGCTCAAGGTAAGCGAGAGCGAAGAAAATATCGGGCTTGACCGGACACAACACGGAGAAGCAGCATATAACATTTGA
- a CDS encoding ammonium transporter: MINTGSTGFMLLATSLVMLMTPGLAFFYGGLACKRNILGIMMQSFVSLGLTTILWFFVGYSLCFSGGEGAILGNLDKMFLNGIAPTDMFGDAGFPELVFVAYQMMFAIITPALITGAFANRITFKAYIIFLVVWQLFVYYPFVHMVWGGGLLAEMGVIDFAGGIVVHATAGFAALASVFYVGSRKYKDSKPNNIPLMAVGTALLWFGWYGFNAGSELNVDGITALAFLNSDIAASFAAITWMIIEWLRETKPKFVGLMTGAVAGLATITPAAGLVSMHVAALMGILGAIACYFAVHIKNRMQWDDALDVWGVHGIGGVTGTILLGIFASTAINPVGADGLFYGGTAFFIKELSVVLGASIYAFIFTYIMLMLINVITPVKVSDEEELAGLDISMHGECAYDAIH, encoded by the coding sequence ATGATAAATACTGGTTCAACAGGCTTTATGCTACTTGCGACAAGTCTTGTGATGCTCATGACCCCTGGTCTGGCATTCTTTTACGGAGGACTTGCCTGTAAGAGAAACATTTTAGGAATAATGATGCAGAGTTTTGTTTCTCTCGGGCTGACAACCATTTTATGGTTTTTCGTAGGATATTCTCTCTGCTTCAGCGGAGGAGAAGGTGCAATCCTAGGAAACCTGGACAAAATGTTCTTGAACGGGATTGCCCCGACGGATATGTTTGGAGATGCCGGGTTCCCCGAGCTCGTCTTCGTAGCTTACCAGATGATGTTTGCAATCATTACCCCGGCCCTGATTACGGGAGCATTTGCAAACAGGATTACTTTTAAGGCTTACATTATTTTCCTTGTCGTCTGGCAGCTCTTTGTTTACTATCCTTTTGTACACATGGTCTGGGGAGGCGGCCTGCTTGCCGAAATGGGGGTTATCGACTTTGCCGGTGGAATCGTGGTTCATGCGACAGCCGGATTTGCAGCCCTTGCCTCAGTGTTTTATGTAGGCTCGAGGAAATATAAGGATTCAAAGCCAAATAATATCCCCTTAATGGCTGTCGGAACTGCACTTCTCTGGTTCGGATGGTACGGGTTTAATGCAGGCAGCGAACTCAATGTGGACGGGATTACAGCCCTTGCATTCCTGAACAGCGACATTGCAGCTTCTTTTGCAGCTATTACCTGGATGATAATAGAATGGTTAAGGGAAACAAAACCAAAATTCGTTGGGCTTATGACCGGAGCTGTTGCAGGGCTTGCGACAATTACTCCTGCAGCAGGGCTTGTTTCCATGCATGTGGCTGCATTAATGGGCATCCTCGGAGCTATTGCCTGCTACTTTGCAGTACATATTAAAAACAGGATGCAATGGGATGATGCCCTGGATGTATGGGGTGTTCACGGAATAGGAGGAGTAACAGGGACAATTTTACTTGGAATCTTTGCTTCAACTGCCATAAATCCGGTAGGAGCCGACGGACTGTTTTACGGTGGCACTGCATTCTTTATCAAAGAACTTTCAGTTGTTTTAGGTGCTTCAATTTATGCATTTATATTTACCTACATTATGCTGATGCTCATAAACGTAATAACTCCGGTCAAAGTTTCGGATGAAGAAGAGCTGGCAGGGCTGGATATCTCAATGCATGGCGAATGCGCCTACGATGCGATTCACTGA
- a CDS encoding ABC transporter ATP-binding protein: MLELKNLSFGYKEKKTLKNINMHVNSGEVVGIIGPNGSGKSTLLKCMNLILKPKGHILLEGAELQTLNLKEISKIIGYVPQSIQVSSFPIKVFDVVLLGRRPYIRWNVRDRDLDFVSEIFSLLNLDDLSMRNFNELSGGEKQKILLARALAQEPKILLLDEPTSNLDVKHQLEIMDVIRNLSREKSLAVVIVLHDLNLASRYCDRLVLLNSGQVFATGTPEEILINSNIKTVYNVDAEISYSKKTGSITVLPIS; encoded by the coding sequence ATGCTGGAGCTGAAAAATCTTTCTTTTGGGTATAAGGAGAAAAAAACCCTGAAGAACATCAATATGCATGTTAACTCAGGAGAAGTTGTTGGCATCATAGGACCTAACGGAAGCGGGAAAAGTACGCTTCTCAAATGCATGAACCTTATTCTGAAGCCCAAAGGACATATCCTTCTGGAAGGGGCAGAACTTCAAACTCTTAACCTCAAAGAAATTAGTAAGATAATAGGTTATGTGCCCCAGAGCATTCAGGTTTCCTCCTTTCCGATAAAAGTTTTTGATGTCGTTTTGCTTGGAAGAAGACCGTATATTAGATGGAACGTTAGGGACAGAGATCTCGATTTTGTTTCAGAGATCTTTTCTTTATTAAACCTGGACGATCTGAGCATGAGAAATTTCAATGAATTGAGTGGTGGAGAAAAGCAAAAAATCCTTCTGGCAAGGGCTCTGGCTCAGGAACCTAAAATCCTTCTACTTGATGAGCCTACAAGTAATCTGGATGTGAAACATCAACTTGAAATAATGGATGTCATTCGAAATCTATCCCGAGAGAAATCCCTTGCAGTTGTGATTGTTTTGCATGATCTGAATCTTGCAAGCAGATACTGCGACAGACTCGTTCTGCTCAATTCGGGACAGGTTTTCGCAACGGGAACACCTGAAGAGATTCTTATTAACTCCAATATAAAAACGGTTTATAATGTAGATGCCGAGATTAGTTATAGCAAAAAAACAGGGTCAATTACAGTCCTTCCGATTTCATGA
- a CDS encoding alpha/beta hydrolase family protein: MKEKNISFYGEVKLSGVLRYPENGLEGECFPAVLLNHGTLEQDRDGNTLTHPDGRKVHSKNFFLEMSRHLCRAGIATFSWDKRGVGGSENGEKDSLSLVKDSRAALDALNAQDLIDANRIAVFGQSAGVYTTCLLAKDDTRPKAYILSGGLYRDCSEMIAFNYLRPVEYARKSPEQLKWVEENDLFGLVLGLNLSLRKEAMKAGKKEYTVAYKGKKWIIPLDTLFLNPDFAPRKQFRHISRPALVIHGEHDLNVPLEDAYMIESELRGRCFPIELVIIPGADHSFQKVPEDKEERLKERMSLDCFKRPYNEEYFRALVRFLSRYL; the protein is encoded by the coding sequence ATGAAGGAGAAAAATATCTCATTTTACGGCGAAGTCAAGCTTTCGGGAGTTTTAAGGTATCCTGAGAATGGGCTTGAAGGAGAATGTTTTCCTGCCGTATTGCTGAATCACGGTACACTGGAACAGGACAGGGATGGCAATACTCTCACACATCCGGATGGCAGGAAAGTTCACAGCAAAAATTTTTTCCTTGAAATGTCCAGGCACCTTTGCAGGGCGGGCATTGCAACGTTTTCATGGGATAAAAGGGGAGTGGGAGGAAGTGAGAATGGAGAAAAAGATAGCTTATCTCTCGTAAAAGATTCAAGAGCAGCTCTCGATGCATTGAATGCTCAGGATTTAATCGATGCAAACAGAATTGCGGTTTTTGGGCAGAGTGCTGGAGTTTATACAACCTGCCTTCTTGCAAAAGATGACACCCGGCCAAAAGCCTACATCCTATCAGGAGGACTTTACAGAGACTGTAGTGAAATGATTGCTTTTAATTATCTAAGGCCTGTGGAATATGCCAGAAAAAGTCCTGAACAACTGAAATGGGTTGAAGAAAATGACCTTTTTGGGCTGGTTTTAGGTCTGAATTTATCGTTGAGGAAAGAAGCCATGAAAGCAGGAAAAAAAGAATATACGGTAGCATACAAAGGGAAAAAATGGATAATACCCCTGGATACGCTGTTTTTGAACCCCGATTTTGCTCCTCGGAAACAATTTCGTCACATCAGCAGACCTGCACTTGTAATTCACGGAGAACACGACCTTAATGTCCCTCTTGAAGATGCATATATGATTGAAAGTGAACTTAGAGGTCGGTGTTTCCCTATTGAGCTTGTTATAATCCCGGGTGCTGATCATAGCTTTCAGAAAGTACCGGAAGACAAAGAGGAAAGACTCAAGGAAAGGATGTCTCTTGACTGTTTTAAAAGGCCTTACAATGAGGAATATTTCAGGGCGCTTGTGAGGTTTCTTAGCAGGTATCTTTAA
- a CDS encoding FecCD family ABC transporter permease, whose protein sequence is MILVTFAVTVGAAELGMKDVFFAITARFSSLNVSDFTYGVVWHLRLPRLFLGVVAGAGLAVSGCVMQGITRNPLVSPFTIGISSAAAFGASLAIFLGSGLASGGQLFVVANAFVFALVCAFSVFGLANLRGSSPETLVLAGIAISYLFSALAAVLQFFASEEKLMAMVHWSFGSLTNSDWDSIAIISCTMLFTFPVLMRYSWDLNTIMLVDDGTAKSLGIHASRVRTTLLIISSLITATIISFTGIIGFVGLVAPHVTRFILGGDHRFLLPGTCIAGSILVIMADITGRCLIPPIVFPLGVVISFVGVPMFVYLLITEKEEFWK, encoded by the coding sequence TTGATATTAGTTACGTTTGCAGTTACAGTCGGAGCTGCTGAACTTGGCATGAAGGATGTTTTTTTTGCAATAACCGCCCGCTTTTCTTCCCTGAATGTCAGCGACTTTACTTATGGAGTGGTATGGCATCTGCGGCTCCCTCGCCTTTTCCTGGGAGTTGTTGCCGGAGCCGGACTTGCAGTATCAGGCTGCGTTATGCAGGGGATTACACGAAATCCTCTTGTGAGTCCTTTTACAATCGGCATATCCTCAGCAGCAGCTTTCGGAGCTTCATTAGCGATATTTTTGGGTTCAGGGCTTGCCAGCGGAGGGCAGCTTTTTGTAGTGGCAAATGCTTTTGTTTTTGCTCTTGTTTGTGCTTTCTCGGTTTTTGGGCTTGCAAATCTGAGAGGTTCTTCACCTGAAACCCTGGTACTTGCAGGCATTGCAATTTCGTACCTGTTCAGCGCTCTGGCAGCTGTCCTTCAGTTCTTTGCATCTGAAGAAAAACTGATGGCAATGGTTCACTGGAGCTTTGGTTCTCTCACAAATTCAGATTGGGATTCGATTGCAATCATTTCATGCACAATGCTTTTTACTTTTCCGGTTCTTATGAGATATTCCTGGGACTTAAATACCATAATGCTTGTTGACGACGGTACTGCAAAAAGTCTTGGAATTCACGCTTCAAGGGTCAGGACAACCCTTCTCATAATATCATCATTAATTACGGCCACGATAATATCTTTTACCGGGATTATCGGTTTTGTAGGCCTTGTGGCTCCCCATGTAACTCGTTTTATTCTCGGAGGAGATCACAGGTTTCTTTTGCCCGGCACCTGCATTGCAGGTTCGATTCTGGTGATTATGGCTGACATTACCGGAAGATGCCTTATTCCTCCGATAGTCTTTCCACTGGGAGTTGTGATTTCTTTTGTAGGCGTTCCCATGTTCGTATACCTTCTGATAACTGAAAAAGAGGAGTTCTGGAAATGA
- a CDS encoding iron ABC transporter substrate-binding protein, producing the protein MFALTVVFSGCISQSSPEETSISEEKNTVTVQDSAGRYVEVPYPVEKIVVLWDNPPEELRSLGAIDRIVGIDAETKKKVDSGFFPELADVPVVGTWDEPDYEKIAELNPDVVIMLSSYPPLPDDVQKKLEPFGIAVVGLDFYMVDSWEREVRTLGFMLGEDEKADEYIRFFTDEWAMIKERTKDIPDDEKKKVYFEGLDPYLTYGGADYGCGIPGMVRAAGGIDLFPEISAYSFEVDPEEISLRNPDVILKGTASGYLSNASEFSEIQQGVASRPELTNTNAVKNSNVFVISWEVAAGSRKKFGPMYLAKALYPERFEDYDPDLVTQKYFEDYQGINYQGIYFYPSLNASLNETENTDLQNVSES; encoded by the coding sequence ATGTTTGCATTAACTGTCGTTTTCAGTGGGTGTATTTCTCAAAGCTCTCCTGAAGAAACCTCAATTAGCGAGGAAAAAAATACCGTAACGGTTCAAGATTCTGCTGGAAGATACGTTGAAGTCCCATATCCTGTAGAGAAAATTGTGGTTTTATGGGATAATCCGCCTGAGGAACTACGCTCCCTGGGTGCAATTGATAGAATCGTTGGAATCGATGCGGAAACAAAGAAAAAAGTTGACAGTGGTTTTTTCCCTGAACTTGCAGATGTGCCGGTTGTTGGAACCTGGGACGAACCTGACTACGAGAAGATAGCAGAACTCAATCCGGATGTCGTCATCATGCTATCGAGTTATCCTCCTTTACCGGATGATGTTCAGAAGAAACTGGAGCCTTTTGGGATTGCCGTAGTCGGACTGGATTTTTATATGGTGGATAGCTGGGAAAGAGAGGTCAGAACCCTTGGATTCATGCTTGGTGAAGATGAAAAAGCCGATGAATACATACGCTTTTTCACTGACGAATGGGCAATGATAAAAGAGCGGACAAAAGACATCCCTGATGACGAAAAAAAGAAAGTTTACTTTGAAGGGCTTGATCCGTATTTGACCTACGGTGGTGCAGATTACGGGTGCGGGATTCCCGGGATGGTTAGAGCTGCTGGAGGAATAGACCTCTTCCCTGAAATATCAGCTTACTCTTTTGAAGTTGATCCGGAAGAAATTTCCCTGAGAAACCCGGATGTGATCCTGAAAGGTACTGCTTCGGGATATTTGAGTAACGCATCTGAGTTTTCGGAAATTCAGCAGGGAGTGGCAAGCAGGCCGGAACTTACGAATACGAATGCTGTAAAAAACAGTAACGTATTTGTTATAAGCTGGGAAGTTGCAGCAGGTTCCAGAAAAAAGTTTGGCCCGATGTATCTTGCAAAAGCCCTATATCCGGAAAGGTTTGAAGATTACGACCCCGATCTTGTAACTCAAAAATATTTTGAAGACTATCAGGGAATAAATTATCAGGGGATTTATTTCTATCCCAGCCTGAACGCCAGCCTGAACGAAACTGAAAATACAGATCTTCAAAATGTTTCCGAAAGTTAA
- a CDS encoding AraC family ligand binding domain-containing protein yields MKKLTVLDSIENSPGVETLEGKIGPLISGNKGSAHYIVMYPDQYCEPHTHPTESIIYTAKGEWVLNSGEKRYHMKEGSLFFMPPNIETGYEVPFTNPVTLLIIKFEGESDPEEFMKYLEGLKGRLSENEQKGEIFKISSLPMNHPARLFSEKIKLIEN; encoded by the coding sequence ATGAAAAAATTGACAGTTCTGGACTCGATAGAAAACTCTCCGGGTGTCGAGACACTCGAGGGCAAAATTGGCCCTTTGATCTCCGGAAACAAGGGTTCGGCGCATTACATTGTTATGTATCCGGATCAGTACTGTGAGCCCCATACACACCCCACTGAGAGCATTATATATACAGCAAAAGGAGAATGGGTACTTAATAGTGGAGAAAAACGCTACCATATGAAGGAAGGCTCTTTATTTTTCATGCCCCCTAACATAGAAACCGGCTATGAAGTGCCGTTTACTAACCCGGTCACTCTTTTGATAATCAAATTTGAAGGAGAAAGTGACCCTGAAGAATTCATGAAATACCTTGAAGGTTTGAAAGGTAGACTGAGTGAAAATGAACAAAAAGGTGAGATATTTAAAATATCATCCCTGCCCATGAATCACCCGGCAAGGTTGTTTTCTGAAAAGATAAAACTGATAGAAAACTAG
- a CDS encoding (Fe-S)-binding protein produces MPGNPNEIKLVNNAMSNATRRKIMNFLEAGEKSTEEIGEEIGKTMLDFHLKVLQQASLIEIEEGTVKLSEYGRNFLKGKEDKGEEKNADLSQAKPVEIAEVRQLLPCIADSSKFRVIANMAPPLGGTLKVLEPLFPRARYSDRISALITQKGEIITTIYGTGKVTMTMIKNEDEAREALENLRDIINEAIAKGVAPVPREKVRVEPMEIYKYLPQTNCGKCGEQSCYTFAIKLMSGETNLEKCMPLKEPGYATNLEHLQVLSAYI; encoded by the coding sequence ATGCCGGGAAATCCGAACGAGATAAAGCTGGTAAATAATGCAATGTCCAACGCCACCCGAAGGAAGATAATGAACTTCCTGGAGGCTGGTGAGAAGAGTACGGAGGAAATAGGAGAGGAGATCGGGAAGACAATGCTCGATTTTCATCTCAAGGTTCTGCAGCAGGCGAGCCTGATAGAGATCGAAGAAGGAACCGTAAAGCTAAGTGAGTATGGCAGAAATTTCCTTAAAGGGAAGGAAGACAAAGGCGAGGAGAAAAATGCAGACCTCTCACAGGCAAAGCCGGTCGAGATTGCTGAGGTCAGACAGCTTTTGCCCTGCATAGCTGACTCTTCAAAGTTCAGGGTAATCGCAAATATGGCTCCTCCTCTGGGAGGAACCCTGAAGGTTCTTGAGCCCCTCTTTCCCAGAGCCAGATATTCGGACAGAATAAGTGCTCTGATAACGCAAAAAGGAGAAATTATTACTACTATTTACGGCACCGGAAAAGTCACCATGACGATGATTAAAAACGAGGATGAAGCCAGAGAGGCCCTTGAGAACCTCAGGGATATTATCAATGAAGCAATAGCAAAAGGTGTAGCCCCGGTTCCCAGAGAAAAAGTCAGGGTCGAACCCATGGAGATCTACAAATACCTGCCTCAGACCAACTGCGGGAAGTGCGGTGAGCAGAGCTGTTACACCTTTGCCATAAAGCTCATGAGTGGGGAAACAAACCTGGAAAAGTGCATGCCTCTCAAAGAACCAGGCTATGCAACCAACCTCGAACACCTTCAGGTTCTGAGTGCATATATTTGA
- a CDS encoding (Fe-S)-binding protein, translating into MSENPNETKLVNFAMANGTRRKIINFLANGCRSTGEIGEIIGKETLDFHLRILQQAGLIELEEETVKLSEYGKSFLKNKTEKVEEKTVEFSQAKPIEIARIRQLSPCMADSSRLRVSANMTPPLGGILKLLEPLFPRSNYSDRKDSLIIQKGEIIITIYGSGKVSIRMIKNENEAKEELESLKSIINEAIAKGVAPAPREKVKVDLTEVYKYLPQTNCGKCGEQGCYSFAIKLMARQVALDRCTLLKEPEYTGNQERLQVLADYI; encoded by the coding sequence GTGTCGGAAAACCCGAATGAGACAAAACTCGTAAATTTTGCTATGGCCAACGGTACCAGGAGGAAGATAATTAACTTCCTGGCAAACGGCTGTAGAAGTACCGGGGAAATAGGAGAGATAATCGGGAAGGAAACACTTGACTTTCACCTCAGGATTTTGCAACAGGCAGGCCTGATTGAATTAGAAGAAGAAACTGTGAAGCTAAGCGAATATGGCAAGAGTTTCCTTAAGAATAAAACAGAAAAGGTTGAGGAGAAAACTGTAGAATTCTCTCAGGCAAAACCAATAGAGATTGCAAGGATCAGACAGCTTTCGCCCTGTATGGCCGATTCCTCAAGACTCAGAGTGAGTGCGAATATGACTCCACCGCTGGGTGGAATCTTGAAACTCCTTGAGCCCCTCTTTCCCAGAAGTAATTATTCGGATAGAAAAGACAGCCTGATAATTCAAAAGGGAGAAATTATCATAACTATTTACGGTAGTGGAAAAGTTTCTATCAGGATGATTAAAAACGAGAATGAAGCTAAAGAAGAACTTGAAAGCCTGAAGAGCATTATCAATGAAGCTATTGCAAAAGGTGTAGCTCCAGCCCCCAGGGAAAAGGTAAAAGTCGATCTCACTGAGGTGTACAAATACCTGCCCCAGACCAACTGTGGCAAGTGCGGCGAACAGGGGTGTTACAGCTTTGCCATCAAGCTTATGGCCAGACAGGTAGCTCTGGACAGGTGTACACTCCTTAAAGAACCGGAATACACAGGTAATCAGGAGCGTCTACAGGTTTTGGCCGATTACATCTAA
- a CDS encoding DsrE/DsrF/TusD sulfur relay family protein translates to MKTLTIVLTGGPYISEYAEIAFKLAEEALKQYQVNIFLYLDAVHIPKKGQKPSFFTNAGELFIGLAEKGAVIRACARCAAARGYIAEEGLENESNCRDYIPGIKISSLYELSEMLSKSDRVISLSR, encoded by the coding sequence TTGAAGACGCTGACCATAGTGCTTACTGGTGGCCCTTATATATCCGAATACGCTGAAATTGCCTTCAAACTTGCTGAAGAAGCGCTTAAACAATATCAGGTGAACATATTCCTGTACCTGGACGCGGTGCACATCCCCAAAAAAGGCCAGAAACCTTCCTTTTTTACTAACGCAGGCGAACTTTTCATCGGACTCGCAGAGAAAGGGGCTGTAATCAGAGCATGTGCCCGATGTGCCGCTGCAAGAGGCTATATTGCAGAAGAAGGCCTTGAGAACGAAAGTAACTGCAGAGACTACATTCCCGGAATAAAAATCTCCAGTCTTTATGAACTCTCTGAAATGCTGAGCAAGAGTGATAGAGTAATCTCACTGTCAAGATAA
- a CDS encoding DsrE family protein: protein MESVFYLLDAAPYGSEKAFGALNAAAVSLDRMDVTLGLYGDGVYLVTAGQDSTELGLPNLSDILYSYGELKVLVHEPSLVERGLFEETLIETIELADEEDFLEAMENSDCVILF from the coding sequence ATGGAATCAGTTTTCTATCTGCTGGATGCCGCCCCATACGGCAGTGAAAAAGCCTTTGGAGCATTGAATGCGGCTGCTGTGAGCCTTGACAGGATGGATGTGACTCTTGGCCTTTACGGAGACGGGGTTTATCTTGTAACTGCTGGGCAGGACAGCACAGAACTTGGTTTGCCGAACCTTTCGGATATTCTCTATTCGTATGGAGAGTTAAAAGTACTTGTGCACGAACCCTCACTGGTTGAGAGGGGACTTTTTGAGGAAACCCTGATAGAGACCATCGAACTTGCCGATGAAGAGGACTTTCTCGAAGCAATGGAAAACTCGGACTGTGTGATCTTATTTTAA
- the tusB gene encoding sulfurtransferase complex subunit TusB, whose translation MKREEHDVFLLTKPPFSTRSELCLKLAARSGNARLYLAGDGVYHLLSGIQELPGCTVYACQEDLEARAIKGRRKITVPENFYAAFIEDLMEHCRQAYTF comes from the coding sequence ATGAAACGAGAAGAACATGATGTATTCCTGCTGACAAAACCTCCTTTCAGTACACGATCGGAGCTGTGCCTCAAATTGGCTGCTCGCTCAGGAAATGCCAGGCTCTACCTTGCAGGAGACGGAGTATATCACCTGCTTTCAGGAATACAGGAGTTGCCAGGGTGCACAGTTTACGCCTGTCAGGAAGACCTCGAAGCCAGAGCAATAAAAGGGAGAAGAAAAATTACAGTTCCGGAGAACTTTTATGCGGCTTTTATCGAGGATCTGATGGAACACTGCAGGCAGGCATATACTTTTTAA
- a CDS encoding thioredoxin family protein — MIIPDLVVDGDVKVAGKMPAPEEIRKWITE, encoded by the coding sequence ATGATCATTCCAGACCTTGTGGTTGACGGGGATGTCAAGGTCGCAGGCAAGATGCCGGCCCCTGAAGAAATCAGGAAATGGATAACGGAATAA
- a CDS encoding ABC transporter substrate-binding protein codes for MRLLGDVFGKEDEAEKIVETVSSHVEFIRSRTADIPEEEKKWVLYFGAPTWAKDKGGAGYAFGSGSTEVAMMAEIINSCSVYIEPGMNMVSAEQILSLDPDKIILCTWSGYHPRQLYEDSQYSTIQELLALREVYSLAATPCKSERLEFPINLMIEAKAVYSGCFSDVELEPWIRDYLVELYGTNETKTDELMDALMLEYLEIV; via the coding sequence ATAAGGCTACTGGGTGATGTTTTTGGAAAAGAGGACGAAGCAGAAAAGATCGTGGAGACTGTCAGTTCGCATGTGGAGTTCATTCGCAGCCGGACGGCCGATATCCCTGAGGAGGAGAAAAAATGGGTGCTGTACTTCGGCGCTCCTACATGGGCTAAAGACAAAGGTGGGGCAGGTTACGCTTTCGGCTCAGGATCAACCGAGGTGGCTATGATGGCAGAAATTATCAATTCCTGCAGCGTGTATATCGAACCCGGCATGAACATGGTTTCCGCTGAGCAGATACTTTCCCTTGACCCGGACAAGATCATTTTGTGCACCTGGAGTGGATACCACCCGCGCCAGCTCTATGAAGATTCCCAGTACAGCACCATCCAGGAACTTCTGGCACTCCGGGAAGTTTACTCTCTCGCAGCCACACCCTGCAAATCCGAAAGGCTCGAATTTCCGATCAACCTGATGATCGAGGCAAAAGCCGTTTATTCCGGGTGCTTTTCCGACGTGGAACTCGAACCCTGGATACGGGACTATCTCGTTGAGCTCTACGGCACCAACGAAACCAAAACGGATGAACTCATGGACGCTCTGATGCTGGAATATCTGGAGATTGTCTGA